From Primulina huaijiensis isolate GDHJ02 chromosome 15, ASM1229523v2, whole genome shotgun sequence, one genomic window encodes:
- the LOC140959699 gene encoding protein TRAUCO-like → MESLQTPPTATVNGGDTDNTVVTISGTKAERETGADHGNGAKEELEHAASEEISSDETSNYGTPSLNPETDAGEEDEEEDEEGEEEEHNTKQQKQLSELPKGGSSDARIAVMLSRADTKNTPLPLPNGKPAHAVKKPKKKSKDVWTTTSRKGKKKTKHVFNNCHNSKKAANVGPLAEGKVLITPIPRFPDKNDDSPDLKICLSKVYKAEKVELSEDRLSVGSTKGYRMVRATRGVSEGAWYFEIKVVHLGETGHTRLGWSTDKGDLQAPVGYDENSFGYRDVDGSKVHKALREKYGEEGYKEGDVIGFYINLPDGGSYAPDPQRMVWYKGQRYVCAPDTKYDSPKVVPGEYISVLYNAGCFNAYRCSRSLLV, encoded by the coding sequence ATGGAGTCCCTTCAAACACCACCCACGGCCACCGTGAACGGCGGCGACACCGATAATACAGTTGTCACTATCTCAGGCACCAAGGCCGAGAGGGAAACCGGCGCTGATCACGGTAACGGTGCCAAGGAAGAGCTGGAACACGCAGCCTCCGAGGAGATCTCCTCTGATGAGACCTCCAACTATGGAACTCCGAGTTTGAACCCAGAAACGGATGCcggagaagaagatgaagaagaagacgAGGAGGGAGAAGAAGAGGAGCACAATACGAAGCAGCAAAAGCAGCTTTCTGAATTGCCGAAAGGCGGTTCTTCGGACGCCAGAATTGCTGTAATGCTCTCAAGAGCTGATACGAAGAATACGCCGTTGCCTCTCCCGAACGGAAAGCCCGCACATGCCGTGAAGAAGCCCAAGAAGAAGAGCAAGGACGTGTGGACAACCACGTCCAGGAAGGGGAAGAAAAAGACCAAGCATGTCTTTAACAATTGCCATAATTCCAAAAAGGCAGCAAACGTTGGCCCCTTGGCCGAGGGTAAAGTTTTAATCACGCCAATTCCAAGATTTCCCGACAAAAACGACGACAGCCCAGACTTGAAAATATGTCTTTCAAAGGTGTACAAGGCAGAAAAGGTTGAACTCAGTGAAGATAGATTAAGTGTGGGAAGCACTAAGGGGTATAGAATGGTGAGAGCTACTCGAGGGGTGAGTGAAGGTGCATGGTATTTTGAAATCAAAGTGGTGCATTTGGGAGAGACAGGGCATACGAGGTTGGGGTGGTCGACAGATAAAGGCGACTTGCAGGCACCAGTAGGATACGATGAGAATAGTTTCGGGTATAGAGATGTTGATGGCAGTAAAGTGCACAAGGCTTTGAGGGAGAAGTATGGGGAGGAAGGATATAAAGAAGGTGATGTTATTGGGTTTTACATTAATTTACCAGATGGAGGGTCTTACGCGCCCGATCCCCAGCGAATGGTTTGGTACAAGGGGCAGCGCTATGTCTGTGCTCCTGATACCAAATATGATTCCCCCAAAGTTGTTCCTGGTGAGTACATCTCTGTTCTTTATAATGCAGGTTGTTTCAATGCATATCGTTGTTCTAGATCATTGCTAGTGTAG